One Festucalex cinctus isolate MCC-2025b chromosome 1, RoL_Fcin_1.0, whole genome shotgun sequence genomic region harbors:
- the gorasp1a gene encoding Golgi reassembly-stacking protein 1a isoform X2, which yields MAALFDYFCLQTIWPRTVRCNHFTCLIFCFIYVSESLDEMGLTQSSEVSDGGTYGYHVHGVQPNSPAEKCGLQPFFDFILSLDHRRLNVENDMLKEVLKANMEKAINMEVYSTKSMMIRELEVTPSNMWGGQGLLGASVRFCSFQGANENVWHVLDVEASSPAALAGLHPHTDYIVGADHLLQDSEDFFSLIEAHEGKQVKLLVYSSITDDCREVVVTPNGAWGGEGSLGCGIGYGYLHRIPARPDKSTPKTPVPASPEERPAPELPNHGFTEAPLMAPSSQSEDVLDLRQVTLQDASLPPVQSLMDPVAAMSPVPADLLDKLDLSVSSVDMNDTSLAMNYEKENDISGVEALDGSELPSSNQINHQERNPPSSVDLTSDIMIGQSDRGDSPEEPSYLNSTHIADSLCQSSHSHSPPAGALPPAEPLEPYNEPPCPPATDVLPGETQMDESHPLETEDQSKDETHVHYCEHEDTEGQPQEPKSE from the exons ATGGCAGCTTTGTTCGATTATTTTTGTCTGCAGACAATATGGCCGCGGACTGTCAGATGTAATCATTTTACGtgtcttattttttgttttatttatgtttcaGAGTCTCTTGATGAGATGGGTTTGACACAGAGTTCGGAGGTATCCGACGGGGGAACGTATGGATATCACGTCCACGGT GTGCAGCCGAATTCTCCTGCAGAAAAATGTGGACTGCAACCATTCTTCGACTTCATTTTGTCTCTGGACCACAGACGACTT AATGTAGAAAACGACATGCTGAAAGAGGTCCTGAAAGCCAATATGGAAAAAGCGATCAACATGGAAGTGTACAGCACCAAGAGCATGATGATTCGCGAGTTAGAAGTGACGCCCAGCAATATGTGGGGTGGACAAGGGCTCCTGGGGGCCAGTGTTCGCTTCTGCAGCTTCCAAGGAGCCAATGAGAATGTTTGGCATGTCCTG GATGTAGAAGCCAGTTCACCTGCTGCACTGGCAGGCCTCCATCCCCACACTGACTACATTGTTGGAGCAGATCATTTGTTGCAAGAT TCAGAAGACTTCTTCTCGCTGATTGAGGCCCACGAGGGGAAGCAAGTGAAGCTGCTGGTGTACAGCTCGATCACGGACGACTGCAGAGAAGTGGTGGTCACTCCCAATGGCGCATGGGGAGGCGAGGGAAG TTTAGGTTGTGGCATTGGGTATGGCTACCTGCATAGAATCCCTGCACGTCCTGATAAGTCAACACCAAAGACCCCCGTGCCTGCTTCCCCTGAGGAGAGGCCAGCTCCAGAGCTGCCTAACCACGGCTTCACCGAG GCACCCTTGATGGCACCTTCAAGCCAAAGTGAAGATGTGTTAGACTTGAGACAGGTCACCCTCCAGGATGCTTCTCTTCCTCCAGTGCAAAGTCTCATGGATCCAG TGGCTGCGATGAGCCCCGTACCTGCTGATTTGCTGGACAAGCTGGATCTGTCCGTGTCATCTGTCGACATGAACGACACCTCCCTTGCAATGAACTATGAGAAAGAGAATGACATCTCCGGTGTTG AGGCGCTAGATGGAAGTGAATTACCTTCTTCCAACCAGATTAACCATCAAGAGCGGAACCCCCCGTCCTCTGTGGATCTCACCTCAGATATCATGATTGGTCAATCTGATCGCGGTGATTCACCGGAAGAGCCATCTTACCTCAACTCCACTCACATAGCAGACTCCCTCTGCCAGTCCAGTCACAGCCACAGTCCACCAGCAGGTGCGCTGCCTCCCGCTGAGCCACTGGAGCCGTACAATGAACCTCCTTGTCCGCCTGCTACTGATGTTCTCCCAGGTGAGACCCAAATGGATGAGTCACACCCTCTGGAAACTGAAGATCAGTCCAAAGATGAGACTCATGTTCATTACTGTGAACATGAGGATACTGAGGGTCAACCACAAGAGCCAAAGTCTGAATAA
- the gorasp1a gene encoding Golgi reassembly-stacking protein 1a isoform X1 — MAALFDYFCLQTIWPRTVRCNHFTCLIFCFIYVSESLDEMGLTQSSEVSDGGTYGYHVHGVQPNSPAEKCGLQPFFDFILSLDHRRLNVENDMLKEVLKANMEKAINMEVYSTKSMMIRELEVTPSNMWGGQGLLGASVRFCSFQGANENVWHVLDVEASSPAALAGLHPHTDYIVGADHLLQDSEDFFSLIEAHEGKQVKLLVYSSITDDCREVVVTPNGAWGGEGSLGCGIGYGYLHRIPARPDKSTPKTPVPASPEERPAPELPNHGFTEAPLMAPSSQSEDVLDLRQVTLQDASLPPVQSLMDPGLSDSEVAAMSPVPADLLDKLDLSVSSVDMNDTSLAMNYEKENDISGVEALDGSELPSSNQINHQERNPPSSVDLTSDIMIGQSDRGDSPEEPSYLNSTHIADSLCQSSHSHSPPAGALPPAEPLEPYNEPPCPPATDVLPGETQMDESHPLETEDQSKDETHVHYCEHEDTEGQPQEPKSE; from the exons ATGGCAGCTTTGTTCGATTATTTTTGTCTGCAGACAATATGGCCGCGGACTGTCAGATGTAATCATTTTACGtgtcttattttttgttttatttatgtttcaGAGTCTCTTGATGAGATGGGTTTGACACAGAGTTCGGAGGTATCCGACGGGGGAACGTATGGATATCACGTCCACGGT GTGCAGCCGAATTCTCCTGCAGAAAAATGTGGACTGCAACCATTCTTCGACTTCATTTTGTCTCTGGACCACAGACGACTT AATGTAGAAAACGACATGCTGAAAGAGGTCCTGAAAGCCAATATGGAAAAAGCGATCAACATGGAAGTGTACAGCACCAAGAGCATGATGATTCGCGAGTTAGAAGTGACGCCCAGCAATATGTGGGGTGGACAAGGGCTCCTGGGGGCCAGTGTTCGCTTCTGCAGCTTCCAAGGAGCCAATGAGAATGTTTGGCATGTCCTG GATGTAGAAGCCAGTTCACCTGCTGCACTGGCAGGCCTCCATCCCCACACTGACTACATTGTTGGAGCAGATCATTTGTTGCAAGAT TCAGAAGACTTCTTCTCGCTGATTGAGGCCCACGAGGGGAAGCAAGTGAAGCTGCTGGTGTACAGCTCGATCACGGACGACTGCAGAGAAGTGGTGGTCACTCCCAATGGCGCATGGGGAGGCGAGGGAAG TTTAGGTTGTGGCATTGGGTATGGCTACCTGCATAGAATCCCTGCACGTCCTGATAAGTCAACACCAAAGACCCCCGTGCCTGCTTCCCCTGAGGAGAGGCCAGCTCCAGAGCTGCCTAACCACGGCTTCACCGAG GCACCCTTGATGGCACCTTCAAGCCAAAGTGAAGATGTGTTAGACTTGAGACAGGTCACCCTCCAGGATGCTTCTCTTCCTCCAGTGCAAAGTCTCATGGATCCAG GTTTGTCTGATTCTGAAGTGGCTGCGATGAGCCCCGTACCTGCTGATTTGCTGGACAAGCTGGATCTGTCCGTGTCATCTGTCGACATGAACGACACCTCCCTTGCAATGAACTATGAGAAAGAGAATGACATCTCCGGTGTTG AGGCGCTAGATGGAAGTGAATTACCTTCTTCCAACCAGATTAACCATCAAGAGCGGAACCCCCCGTCCTCTGTGGATCTCACCTCAGATATCATGATTGGTCAATCTGATCGCGGTGATTCACCGGAAGAGCCATCTTACCTCAACTCCACTCACATAGCAGACTCCCTCTGCCAGTCCAGTCACAGCCACAGTCCACCAGCAGGTGCGCTGCCTCCCGCTGAGCCACTGGAGCCGTACAATGAACCTCCTTGTCCGCCTGCTACTGATGTTCTCCCAGGTGAGACCCAAATGGATGAGTCACACCCTCTGGAAACTGAAGATCAGTCCAAAGATGAGACTCATGTTCATTACTGTGAACATGAGGATACTGAGGGTCAACCACAAGAGCCAAAGTCTGAATAA